A stretch of Campylobacter volucris DNA encodes these proteins:
- the pglF gene encoding UDP-N-acetylglucosamine 4,6-dehydratase (configuration-retaining), producing the protein MDYKSKRLGFFLGADILLFVISIFLSFSLRFSADIPNEFYEGMFKSAVVLIFLKIIFLALFRIYQVAWRFFSLNEARKLVLALALAELAFLGIYFLYDDFFNPFPRSVIGIDFVLSCMLVGSLRISKRMVVDFRKPKYNEEHPCIVVGATSKALHLLKGAKEGSLGLFPVAVVDERKNLIGTYCDKFIVENKEAIKKYTQEGIHTAIIALKLEQDELKALFDELISYGINDIKLFSFTQNEARDISIEDLLARKPKDLDNACVIDFIKDKTVLVSGAGGTIGGELCKQCIKFGAKHLIMLDHSEYNLYKISEDLNTHKEKIEAIMISILDKEALEKLLSTKKIDLILHAAAYKHVPLCEQNPHSAILNNIMGTKNLIDLAKKYEVNKFVMISTDKAVRPTNVMGCTKRICELYALSSSKDNFEVACVRFGNVLGSSGSVIPKFKAQIAANEPLTLTHPDIVRYFMLVDEAVQLVLQAAAIAKGGELFVLDMGKPVKIMDLAKKMLLLSNKKLEIKITGLRKGEKLYEELLIHENDLKTQYESIFVTTSEIKNLDELNKDIQRLICAQDPVQILKEIVPEFNHNKNGE; encoded by the coding sequence ATGGATTATAAAAGCAAACGCCTAGGATTTTTCTTAGGTGCTGATATTTTATTATTTGTTATTAGTATATTTTTGTCTTTTTCTTTGCGTTTTAGTGCAGATATACCTAATGAATTTTATGAGGGAATGTTTAAAAGTGCTGTAGTTTTAATCTTTTTAAAGATTATATTTTTAGCTTTATTTAGAATTTATCAGGTTGCTTGGAGGTTTTTTTCTCTTAATGAGGCAAGAAAATTAGTATTGGCACTAGCTTTGGCCGAACTTGCATTTTTAGGAATTTATTTTTTATATGATGATTTTTTTAATCCTTTTCCAAGAAGCGTAATTGGTATAGATTTTGTGCTTTCTTGTATGCTTGTTGGAAGTTTAAGAATTAGTAAAAGAATGGTTGTAGATTTTAGAAAACCAAAATACAATGAAGAACATCCTTGTATAGTAGTTGGAGCAACTTCTAAAGCCTTGCATTTATTAAAAGGAGCCAAAGAAGGTAGTCTTGGATTATTTCCTGTGGCTGTAGTTGATGAGCGCAAAAATTTAATAGGCACTTATTGTGATAAATTTATAGTCGAAAACAAAGAAGCAATCAAAAAATACACCCAAGAAGGCATTCACACAGCTATCATTGCTTTAAAATTAGAACAAGATGAATTAAAAGCTTTATTTGATGAACTTATTTCTTATGGTATAAATGATATTAAACTTTTTTCTTTTACTCAAAATGAAGCAAGAGATATTAGCATAGAAGATCTACTTGCTAGAAAACCTAAAGATTTAGACAATGCTTGTGTAATTGATTTTATCAAGGATAAAACTGTTTTAGTAAGCGGGGCTGGTGGAACCATAGGAGGTGAGCTTTGCAAACAATGTATAAAATTTGGCGCTAAACATCTTATAATGCTTGATCACAGTGAATATAATCTTTACAAAATCAGTGAAGATCTAAACACTCATAAAGAAAAAATCGAAGCTATTATGATAAGCATTTTAGACAAAGAAGCTCTTGAAAAATTGCTAAGTACCAAAAAAATAGATCTTATTTTACACGCTGCAGCTTATAAGCATGTCCCTTTATGTGAGCAAAACCCTCACTCAGCAATTTTAAATAATATCATGGGGACTAAAAATTTAATTGATCTTGCTAAAAAATATGAAGTAAATAAATTTGTCATGATAAGCACTGATAAAGCTGTTCGTCCTACAAATGTCATGGGATGCACAAAAAGAATTTGCGAGCTTTATGCTCTAAGCTCAAGCAAAGATAATTTTGAAGTAGCTTGTGTTCGTTTTGGCAATGTTTTAGGATCAAGTGGTAGTGTTATACCTAAATTTAAAGCTCAAATTGCTGCTAATGAACCTTTGACTTTAACCCACCCTGATATAGTGCGTTATTTCATGCTAGTAGATGAAGCGGTGCAACTTGTATTACAAGCTGCTGCTATTGCAAAAGGCGGGGAATTGTTTGTGCTAGACATGGGCAAACCTGTTAAAATCATGGATTTAGCAAAAAAAATGTTATTATTATCTAATAAGAAATTAGAAATTAAAATCACTGGGCTTAGAAAAGGTGAAAAATTATACGAAGAGCTTTTAATTCACGAAAATGATTTAAAAACTCAATATGAAAGTATCTTTGTTACCACTAGTGAAATTAAAAATTTAGATGAACTAAATAAAGACATTCAAAGATTAATTTGTGCTCAAGATCCTGTGCAAATTTTAAAAGAAATAGTACCTGAATTTAATCATAATAAAAACGGAGAATGA